The following are from one region of the Halorussus rarus genome:
- a CDS encoding oligopeptide/dipeptide ABC transporter ATP-binding protein, which yields MSDDEPVFELRSLEKYFDTTSGLVETIRNRLAGGGPRLVRAVDDVDLTLQENQVQGVIGESGCGKTTLLRTLIGLYEPTGGELRFHGRPTSEFTKSDWKEFRQQVQIVFQDPFNSLDPKFSVRRTLAEPLQIHGIDYDRTDIEEMLETVGLTPADQYIRQFPNQLSGGEKQRVAIARALITEPDVILADEPASMLDVSTQAEILNLLNELTDEFGVSMVYISHDLSTVSYICDRINVMYLGRIVEKAPTRELLADPKHPYTQALIRSIPIPDPHYEREQATIGGEPGDPIDMPEGCRFKNRCPERMDVCDRTPLDVAPDGDETRSVACHLYYDHEEEAEPEMIERPSDDPHPSSAEDTV from the coding sequence ATGAGCGACGACGAACCGGTCTTTGAGCTGCGGTCGCTGGAGAAGTACTTCGACACGACCTCGGGGCTGGTCGAGACGATCAGGAACCGGCTCGCCGGCGGGGGACCGCGCCTGGTGCGGGCGGTCGATGACGTCGACCTGACGCTGCAGGAGAACCAGGTCCAGGGCGTGATCGGCGAGAGCGGCTGCGGGAAGACGACCCTGCTCCGGACCCTCATCGGGCTCTACGAGCCGACCGGCGGCGAACTGCGGTTCCACGGCCGACCGACCTCGGAGTTCACCAAGAGCGACTGGAAGGAGTTCCGCCAGCAGGTCCAGATCGTCTTCCAGGACCCCTTCAACTCTCTTGACCCGAAGTTTAGCGTGCGCCGCACCCTGGCCGAGCCCCTGCAGATCCACGGCATCGACTACGACCGCACCGACATCGAGGAGATGCTCGAGACCGTCGGACTGACGCCGGCGGACCAGTACATCCGGCAGTTCCCGAACCAGCTCTCCGGGGGGGAGAAACAGCGCGTCGCCATCGCGCGGGCGCTGATCACCGAGCCCGACGTGATCCTGGCCGACGAGCCGGCGTCGATGCTCGACGTGTCGACGCAGGCCGAGATCCTGAACCTCCTGAACGAGCTGACCGACGAGTTCGGCGTGTCGATGGTGTACATCTCTCACGACCTGTCGACGGTGTCGTACATCTGCGACCGGATCAACGTGATGTACCTCGGTCGAATCGTCGAGAAGGCGCCGACCCGTGAGCTGCTCGCGGACCCCAAACACCCCTACACCCAGGCTCTGATCCGCTCCATCCCGATTCCGGATCCCCACTACGAGCGCGAGCAGGCGACCATCGGCGGCGAGCCGGGCGATCCGATAGACATGCCGGAGGGATGTCGGTTCAAGAACCGCTGCCCCGAGCGGATGGACGTCTGCGACCGGACGCCCCTCGACGTCGCGCCCGACGGCGACGAGACCCGTTCGGTCGCCTGCCACCTCTACTACGACCACGAGGAGGAGGCCGAGCCCGAGATGATCGAACGACCGAGCGACGACCCCCATCCGAGCAGTGCGGAGGACACGGTATGA
- a CDS encoding ABC transporter permease, with the protein MSRLRYFARRTAVTAVLIFLVATALFLFFRFMPGDYTSLLVQQGMDPEQVEALERKWGLAAPLHVQYVRYIVNLMTADVGQSFRYGEPVWDLVWPRILNSFVLVAPAITATYIIGGILGAIMGWRRGGYFEKTGIISVSVFHSIPDFFLGIILIAVFSSSLGIFPTSGMLSAPTMIMIEDQPYWHRFLLPEFWMHYALPFATVTLYFMQYPALIMRNSVVEVSDQEFLHYHRLKGLPQSKLLRKIIRHASLPVVTLYPISLAASISGLVLIEIVFNWPGIGSLLVSSVLARDFPVIQFVFLVAAVWVILGNFLVDLLYGVLDPRVSVGEGEAE; encoded by the coding sequence GTGAGCCGCCTGCGGTACTTCGCCCGACGCACGGCGGTGACGGCGGTGCTCATCTTCCTCGTCGCGACCGCGCTGTTCCTGTTCTTCCGGTTCATGCCGGGCGACTACACCTCGCTGCTGGTACAGCAGGGGATGGACCCCGAGCAGGTCGAGGCGCTGGAGCGCAAGTGGGGCCTTGCCGCGCCGCTGCACGTCCAGTACGTCCGCTACATCGTGAACCTCATGACCGCGGACGTCGGTCAGTCGTTCCGCTACGGGGAGCCCGTCTGGGACCTGGTCTGGCCCCGGATCCTCAACTCGTTCGTGCTGGTCGCGCCCGCCATCACGGCGACGTACATCATCGGCGGTATCCTCGGCGCGATCATGGGCTGGCGCCGCGGCGGGTACTTCGAGAAGACCGGGATCATCAGCGTCTCGGTGTTCCACTCCATCCCCGACTTCTTCCTGGGCATCATCCTGATCGCAGTGTTCTCCTCGTCGCTTGGCATCTTCCCGACGTCGGGGATGCTCTCGGCGCCGACGATGATCATGATCGAGGACCAGCCGTACTGGCACCGGTTCCTGCTGCCGGAGTTCTGGATGCACTACGCGCTCCCGTTCGCGACGGTGACGCTGTACTTCATGCAGTACCCCGCGCTGATCATGCGCAACAGCGTCGTCGAGGTGAGCGACCAGGAGTTCCTCCACTACCACCGGCTGAAGGGGCTCCCGCAGTCGAAGCTCCTGCGGAAGATCATCCGCCACGCCTCCCTGCCCGTCGTCACGCTCTACCCCATCTCGCTTGCGGCCTCCATCAGCGGGCTGGTTCTGATCGAGATCGTGTTCAACTGGCCCGGCATCGGCTCGCTGCTGGTCAGTTCGGTCCTGGCGCGGGACTTCCCGGTCATCCAGTTCGTGTTCCTCGTCGCCGCCGTCTGGGTCATCCTGGGGAACTTCCTCGTCGACCTGCTCTACGGGGTGCTCGACCCCCGCGTCTCCGTCGGAGAGGGCGAAGCCGAGTAG
- a CDS encoding ABC transporter substrate-binding protein codes for MAGCTGGGQQETTTDGGGQETGTTTDGGGGGGLGERVPTLTFQYWSDQGPPTVLFEETISNIQSVASDLGIQIETQPMTTAQGITAVGDDVREFHVAVNSHGPDPGRLDPNNLLQSYSIGRAGANGEYNPSNYANTQFSELANQQESIGVPEERRQVVGEAMSIYSEDMPFIPTIERPTTAAINTDMVQPIEAGGAGLSAVNWAALVESGAQTQQGTDTILGNLPGEFLTSSFYPTVGDTDSLGLYTQLTHSPLMLYNSDYERVPVLADGLGEVSDDGTEVTFTLRDATFHNGDPVTPEDVKWTYEFLAAQYHEGNYQWTALPAELTVEVVDDSTVKFVTPEPSPTLVTAQLPTFGVLPRDPYVEAGIEENPTDFDDPMIGAGPYQITQYNNQENIALEPHDGNPQFEVQSPMILSIYDSVSAVRRAFENGELSIAVTLTPDAGRQISNSMGDTAQIVNGAAFLPFGMMPQMSYAPGMFREFRQALSYAVDRQGLNDTYAFGESDEVVYGTFNSQQHPWYDEDNLTKVGKETRDVEAARQALSEAGWGWDDQGRLHYPSGADLEAWPEGETPNPENF; via the coding sequence TTGGCCGGGTGCACCGGCGGGGGACAGCAGGAGACGACGACCGACGGCGGGGGGCAAGAGACGGGGACGACGACCGACGGCGGAGGGGGTGGCGGTCTGGGCGAGCGCGTACCGACCCTGACGTTCCAGTACTGGTCCGATCAGGGGCCGCCGACGGTCCTGTTCGAGGAGACCATCTCGAACATCCAGTCGGTCGCCTCGGATCTCGGCATCCAGATCGAGACCCAGCCGATGACGACGGCCCAGGGGATCACCGCGGTCGGCGACGACGTGCGGGAGTTCCACGTCGCGGTCAACAGCCACGGTCCCGACCCCGGGAGGCTCGACCCCAACAATCTGCTGCAGTCGTACAGCATCGGCCGCGCGGGCGCGAACGGGGAGTACAATCCCTCGAACTACGCGAACACGCAGTTCTCGGAGCTGGCCAACCAGCAGGAGAGTATCGGCGTCCCCGAGGAGCGCCGACAGGTCGTCGGCGAGGCGATGAGCATCTACTCGGAGGACATGCCGTTCATCCCGACGATAGAGCGGCCGACGACGGCCGCGATCAACACGGACATGGTCCAGCCCATCGAGGCCGGTGGCGCGGGGCTGTCCGCGGTCAACTGGGCCGCGCTGGTCGAGAGCGGCGCTCAGACTCAGCAAGGGACGGACACCATCCTGGGGAACCTCCCCGGCGAGTTCCTCACCAGCAGTTTCTACCCGACCGTCGGCGACACCGACTCGCTGGGGCTGTACACCCAACTGACGCACTCGCCGCTGATGTTGTACAACTCCGACTACGAACGGGTGCCCGTGCTGGCCGATGGGCTCGGGGAGGTTTCCGACGACGGAACGGAGGTCACGTTCACCCTGCGGGACGCGACCTTCCACAACGGTGACCCGGTGACGCCCGAAGACGTCAAGTGGACCTACGAGTTCCTGGCCGCTCAGTATCACGAGGGCAACTACCAGTGGACCGCACTCCCCGCGGAGCTGACCGTCGAGGTCGTCGACGACAGCACGGTCAAGTTCGTCACGCCGGAGCCGTCGCCGACGCTGGTGACGGCCCAGTTGCCGACGTTCGGCGTGTTGCCCCGGGACCCCTACGTCGAGGCCGGTATCGAGGAGAACCCGACCGACTTCGACGACCCGATGATCGGCGCCGGTCCCTACCAGATCACGCAGTACAACAATCAGGAGAACATCGCACTGGAGCCCCACGACGGGAATCCCCAGTTCGAAGTCCAATCGCCGATGATCCTGTCGATATACGACAGCGTCTCCGCGGTACGCCGGGCGTTCGAGAACGGCGAACTCAGCATCGCGGTGACGCTGACGCCCGACGCCGGCCGCCAGATATCGAACAGCATGGGCGACACTGCCCAGATCGTCAACGGAGCGGCGTTCCTCCCGTTCGGGATGATGCCCCAGATGTCGTACGCGCCGGGGATGTTCCGGGAGTTCCGCCAGGCGCTGTCGTACGCAGTCGACCGGCAGGGCCTCAACGACACCTACGCGTTCGGCGAGTCCGACGAGGTCGTCTACGGCACGTTCAACTCCCAGCAACACCCGTGGTACGACGAGGACAACCTCACCAAGGTCGGCAAAGAGACCCGCGACGTGGAGGCCGCACGCCAGGCCCTCTCGGAGGCCGGTTGGGGATGGGACGACCAGGGCAGGCTCCACTACCCGTCGGGTGCCGACCTGGAGGCCTGGCCGGAGGGCGAGACGCCCAATCCCGAGAACTTCTGA